In Niallia sp. FSL W8-0635, one genomic interval encodes:
- a CDS encoding ABC transporter ATP-binding protein has protein sequence MTTGKRLFRYALSFKGIIFAALLMLTIAVIADLAGPFVAKKVIDDHITGIESLWYQTEATSDAVAYNGNFYKKAAYLETDDVRLAEARILQVGRQFLFVDGTISFDGSRQFTDGILTISREGERATYPATALTRTEVFDFYKPEITPILKLLSFYFGLVIISAIFQYGQHYLLQKSANRIIQKMREDVFAQIQRLPIKYFDNLPAGKVVARVTNDTEAIRELYVTVLSNFFSSGINIIGIYIALFILNPPLASICLLLLPILYGWMIGYRKFASRYNHVIRAKISDINGMVNESIQGMHIIQAFGKEKQTRQEFEHLNKEHFRFQNKMLNLNSLTSHNLVNVLRNIVFVVFIWYVAGQSLTATTALSLGMLYAFVDYINRLFQPVQGIVNQLANLEQALVAGERVFELLDEDGIDVKDVTLERYKGNVTFDQVNFAYKENDYVLKNISFEAKQGETVALVGHTGSGKSSIMNLLFRFYDIQSGKITIDGKDIMSISKQDLRKYMGIVLQDPFLFTGTIASNVTLNDPSISRETVEKALKDVGADRVLKHLEKGYDEPVIEKGSTLSSGQRQLISFARALAFDPAILILDEATSSIDTETEQIIQHAMEVLKEGRTTFIIAHRLSTIRNADQIIVLDHGEIIEKGNHDELMDRKGKYYQMYQLQQGESLVS, from the coding sequence ATGACGACAGGAAAACGATTATTTCGCTATGCCTTAAGCTTTAAAGGTATTATTTTTGCAGCATTACTCATGCTGACAATTGCTGTTATCGCCGACCTTGCAGGACCTTTTGTTGCAAAAAAAGTAATCGATGATCATATAACAGGAATTGAGTCCCTTTGGTATCAAACAGAAGCAACTAGCGATGCAGTAGCTTATAACGGGAATTTCTACAAAAAAGCAGCCTATCTAGAAACGGATGACGTAAGGCTAGCAGAGGCTAGAATACTTCAGGTTGGCAGGCAGTTTCTTTTTGTAGATGGAACGATTTCCTTTGATGGAAGTCGACAATTTACGGATGGCATATTAACGATTAGTAGAGAGGGAGAAAGAGCAACCTATCCTGCAACTGCTTTAACTCGTACCGAAGTATTTGATTTTTATAAGCCAGAGATTACACCTATTTTAAAGCTTTTATCTTTTTATTTTGGATTAGTTATTATTTCTGCCATTTTTCAATATGGTCAGCATTATCTATTGCAAAAGTCAGCCAATCGAATTATACAAAAAATGCGAGAAGATGTATTTGCTCAAATTCAACGGTTGCCAATCAAATACTTTGATAATCTACCTGCTGGTAAAGTAGTTGCCAGAGTAACAAATGATACTGAGGCAATTAGGGAGCTATATGTAACCGTTCTTTCGAATTTCTTTTCAAGTGGAATTAATATTATCGGAATTTACATTGCCCTATTTATATTGAATCCGCCACTTGCATCGATATGTTTACTACTTCTTCCCATTTTATATGGATGGATGATTGGCTATCGCAAATTTGCTTCTCGTTATAATCATGTTATTCGTGCCAAAATCAGTGATATTAATGGAATGGTGAACGAATCGATTCAAGGAATGCATATCATTCAGGCATTTGGCAAAGAAAAGCAAACAAGACAAGAATTTGAGCATTTAAATAAGGAGCATTTTCGCTTTCAAAATAAGATGCTTAATTTAAATAGTCTCACTTCTCACAATCTCGTGAATGTATTAAGAAACATTGTATTTGTCGTGTTTATCTGGTATGTTGCTGGTCAATCTTTAACGGCAACAACAGCACTTTCTCTCGGGATGCTCTACGCTTTTGTTGATTATATTAATCGACTCTTTCAACCAGTACAGGGGATTGTCAATCAATTGGCTAATTTAGAGCAAGCCCTTGTTGCAGGGGAACGTGTCTTTGAATTATTAGATGAAGATGGAATAGATGTGAAGGATGTTACACTCGAACGCTATAAAGGGAATGTAACGTTTGATCAAGTAAACTTTGCCTATAAAGAGAATGATTATGTTTTGAAAAATATCTCTTTTGAAGCAAAGCAAGGAGAAACAGTTGCTTTAGTTGGGCACACAGGATCTGGAAAAAGTTCCATTATGAATCTTTTGTTCCGTTTCTATGATATTCAATCAGGGAAGATTACGATAGATGGAAAAGATATTATGTCTATTTCCAAGCAAGATCTTCGCAAATATATGGGGATTGTTCTTCAGGATCCATTTCTCTTTACTGGTACAATTGCCTCCAATGTAACTTTAAATGACCCATCTATATCAAGAGAAACGGTGGAGAAAGCATTAAAGGATGTAGGGGCAGACAGGGTATTAAAGCATTTAGAAAAAGGATACGATGAGCCAGTAATTGAAAAGGGAAGTACGCTTTCCAGCGGGCAAAGACAGCTAATTTCCTTTGCCAGAGCACTTGCTTTTGATCCAGCGATTCTTATTTTAGATGAGGCAACAAGTAGTATCGATACCGAAACAGAACAAATCATTCAACATGCGATGGAAGTACTGAAGGAAGGTAGAACAACCTTTATCATTGCTCACCGGCTATCAACGATTCGGAATGCTGATCAAATTATCGTGCTTGATCATGGTGAGATAATCGAAAAAGGCAACCACGATGAATTGATGGATAGAAAAGGGAAGTATTATCAGATGTACCAACTTCAACAGGGAGAGAGTTTAGTAAGTTAA
- a CDS encoding alpha/beta hydrolase: MIKSKENFYIPNTEIWTCPSKDNRLYKIFVYIPNTPTPQNGFPVIYLLDGNANFGSFVENIRLQTKTSAKTGMHPAVLIGIGYETTEPYSTERYLDFTFDSDQKKLPKNPQGAEWPPHGGGENFLFFLEEKLKPIVEQNIPINTKKQMIVGHSLGGLFVLFALFTNPSSFQYYIASSPSIHWNEEALLKKLHVFPERLNRIESSKLLLTVGEKEKSHFTNMHQKAIVLSNKLANYHGKAFEHFFHEFKNEDHLTVLLPLINKTIAFLNDKKID, translated from the coding sequence TTGATTAAATCGAAAGAGAACTTTTATATTCCAAATACAGAAATTTGGACATGTCCAAGCAAGGACAATAGACTGTATAAAATTTTTGTTTATATCCCGAATACTCCTACTCCCCAAAATGGATTTCCTGTCATTTATCTTTTGGATGGGAATGCTAACTTTGGAAGCTTTGTAGAAAATATTCGTTTACAGACTAAAACATCAGCAAAAACAGGCATGCATCCTGCTGTACTCATTGGAATAGGCTATGAAACGACTGAGCCATATAGCACGGAAAGATATCTCGACTTTACGTTTGATTCTGATCAAAAAAAACTTCCTAAAAACCCCCAAGGAGCTGAATGGCCTCCCCATGGTGGCGGCGAAAATTTTCTATTCTTTTTGGAGGAAAAATTAAAACCGATTGTGGAACAGAACATTCCTATAAACACAAAAAAGCAAATGATTGTTGGTCATTCACTTGGAGGACTTTTTGTTCTTTTTGCCTTATTTACTAACCCTTCTTCCTTTCAATATTATATTGCAAGTAGTCCATCTATTCATTGGAATGAGGAAGCTTTATTAAAAAAGCTACATGTTTTCCCAGAAAGATTAAACAGGATCGAATCAAGTAAATTACTCCTAACTGTCGGGGAAAAGGAGAAATCACATTTTACAAATATGCATCAAAAAGCAATTGTTCTCTCTAATAAATTAGCAAATTATCATGGAAAAGCATTCGAGCACTTCTTTCATGAATTCAAAAATGAAGATCATCTTACTGTCCTCCTACCACTTATCAATAAAACGATTGCCTTTTTGAATGATAAGAAGATAGATTAA
- a CDS encoding ABC transporter substrate-binding protein — translation MLTNWENFEINYCQIERLYEKNLDRILSTSHIFIYITSGEGLLSIDTDTFLFSKGDLLFIPAECTYHLQFKTISSVDYYFLQFQLYQAQEVSADMYKRVKLKKDSNFLNLFVLQSVEKVQTLMDELLKLERDELTDSYFLKKAKLSMIFHYFMINQHENDSVDTIIAIEETKKYIENHYGEAISTALLAKKAGLSPKYYSQLFKKEYGIGVHDFLTEIRIGKAKELLVKTSDSLRAISASVGYADEFYLSRVFKKIVGVPPTNYRRKRELRIASYDFSTTGHLLALHIIPYAAPLHPKWTSYYYQHFRDDILLHLNAFKIHSDWESNIQKLSKDKPDKIIAKQDISDIEKQALEKIAPVYYYHFKNRSWKNQLLEIASYINCEMDAKNFLKIYEVKVEETRKLLKEKLEKEVVLVVSLFKNTLVLNRSQTAIDIVYQDLGFSSAQPKEDIQLNETITLSYLVRLNPTYLFLNIRQDLDTINYWQKLKCSREWNRITAIKNKKVAFIQSDPWHEYSASSHLRVLYNIQEWMMEKVQAY, via the coding sequence ATGCTTACTAATTGGGAGAATTTCGAAATAAACTATTGCCAAATAGAACGATTATATGAAAAAAATCTAGATAGAATTTTATCGACTAGTCATATATTTATTTATATTACTAGTGGAGAGGGCTTGTTATCTATTGATACAGATACCTTTCTATTCAGTAAAGGGGATTTATTGTTTATACCAGCAGAATGTACATATCATCTTCAATTTAAAACAATTAGCTCTGTTGATTATTATTTTCTGCAATTTCAGTTATATCAGGCGCAAGAGGTTAGTGCAGATATGTATAAAAGAGTGAAATTAAAAAAAGACAGTAATTTCCTAAATTTATTTGTTTTACAGTCAGTTGAAAAGGTTCAAACGTTGATGGATGAACTGTTAAAGCTAGAGCGTGATGAATTAACGGATAGTTATTTTCTAAAAAAGGCAAAACTCTCCATGATTTTTCACTATTTTATGATTAATCAGCATGAAAATGATTCCGTGGATACAATCATTGCTATTGAAGAAACAAAAAAGTATATAGAAAACCATTATGGTGAAGCAATTTCTACCGCTTTATTAGCAAAGAAGGCAGGGTTGAGCCCCAAATACTATTCACAGCTTTTTAAAAAAGAGTATGGAATAGGCGTGCATGATTTTCTTACAGAAATTCGAATAGGAAAAGCGAAGGAGTTACTAGTTAAAACATCTGACAGCTTACGAGCAATTTCTGCCAGTGTTGGTTATGCAGATGAATTTTATTTAAGCAGAGTTTTTAAAAAGATAGTAGGAGTGCCTCCAACCAATTATAGGAGAAAGCGAGAATTACGGATTGCATCTTATGATTTTTCTACAACTGGGCATTTGTTAGCACTTCATATTATTCCATACGCAGCACCCCTTCATCCAAAATGGACCAGTTATTATTACCAGCATTTTCGCGATGATATATTGCTTCATTTAAATGCCTTTAAGATTCATTCTGATTGGGAAAGTAATATACAGAAACTTTCTAAAGACAAACCAGATAAAATCATTGCAAAACAGGATATATCAGATATAGAGAAGCAAGCACTTGAAAAGATTGCTCCAGTTTACTATTATCATTTCAAAAATCGCAGCTGGAAAAATCAATTGCTCGAGATAGCTTCATACATAAATTGTGAAATGGATGCGAAGAACTTTCTAAAAATCTATGAAGTTAAGGTGGAGGAAACGAGAAAACTTCTAAAGGAGAAATTGGAGAAAGAGGTAGTCTTAGTAGTAAGTCTTTTTAAAAATACATTAGTGCTTAATCGTTCTCAAACAGCTATTGACATCGTTTATCAGGATTTAGGCTTTTCTTCTGCACAGCCAAAAGAAGATATCCAATTAAATGAAACAATTACACTTTCCTATTTAGTTCGTTTAAATCCAACGTATTTATTTTTAAATATTCGACAGGATCTGGACACGATTAATTATTGGCAGAAGCTGAAGTGTTCAAGGGAATGGAATCGAATAACAGCTATTAAGAATAAAAAGGTTGCCTTTATTCAATCAGATCCATGGCATGAGTATTCTGCAAGCTCCCATTTAAGAGTTCTTTACAATATCCAAGAATGGATGATGGAAAAAGTACAAGCATATTAA
- a CDS encoding iron-hydroxamate ABC transporter substrate-binding protein produces MKRNLFFIFLSALLLLTACSEKGEQNTSAIKDNKEEEQSSTQEITYLGEKYEIPANVETIVTASQEAMEDAAILGIKPAGAIATAGEFPAYLGDSMSEAEQIGEKTQPSVEKLLQIKPDVILGTSKFQPEVAESLNKVAPMIPVSHISTNWKDNLLLLGELSNETDKAESIIADYEKNVTETKEKLQGELSDKEVVMLRLRGGSLYVYPETVYFNPVLYTDLGLDVPDEVKAAKVQEMISLEKLAEMNPDYLFIQFEESENAERPTALADLENNSIWKSLDAVKNNQVYENVVDPMAAGGTAWSKTTFLTAFTELFK; encoded by the coding sequence ATGAAAAGGAATTTATTTTTTATCTTCTTATCTGCTTTATTATTGTTAACAGCTTGTAGTGAAAAAGGGGAGCAAAATACATCAGCTATAAAAGATAACAAGGAAGAGGAACAAAGCTCAACTCAAGAAATTACCTATTTAGGTGAAAAATATGAAATACCTGCCAATGTAGAAACAATTGTAACAGCAAGCCAAGAGGCAATGGAAGATGCTGCAATTCTTGGCATTAAACCCGCGGGAGCAATAGCAACTGCTGGAGAATTTCCTGCTTATTTAGGTGATTCTATGTCAGAAGCAGAGCAAATCGGCGAAAAAACACAGCCCAGTGTAGAAAAATTACTGCAAATTAAACCAGATGTAATACTAGGGACAAGTAAATTTCAACCAGAAGTAGCGGAAAGTTTAAATAAAGTAGCACCAATGATTCCAGTATCTCATATTTCAACAAACTGGAAAGATAACCTCCTATTATTAGGCGAGCTATCTAACGAAACAGATAAGGCAGAATCTATCATCGCAGATTATGAAAAAAATGTTACAGAGACAAAAGAAAAGCTTCAAGGCGAGCTTTCTGATAAAGAAGTTGTCATGTTGAGATTAAGAGGCGGAAGTTTATATGTATATCCTGAAACGGTATATTTTAATCCCGTTCTATACACAGATCTAGGACTAGACGTTCCAGATGAAGTAAAAGCAGCAAAAGTGCAAGAAATGATTTCATTAGAAAAATTAGCAGAGATGAATCCTGATTACCTATTTATTCAATTTGAAGAATCAGAAAATGCTGAGAGACCGACTGCCTTAGCTGATTTGGAGAATAATTCTATCTGGAAAAGCTTAGATGCGGTCAAAAATAATCAAGTCTATGAAAATGTTGTCGATCCAATGGCAGCAGGAGGGACTGCATGGAGTAAAACAACCTTCCTGACAGCCTTTACTGAATTATTTAAATAA
- a CDS encoding FecCD family ABC transporter permease, which yields MDREKVSAYAIIYSSPFLCTIVILLSISLGTMNISFQEIYNAFFLFDPENVQQIIIRTARFPRAVGTLLIGGLLAMSGAMMQGMTRNYLASPSIMGVSDGAAFMITLAFVFFPSMTSVQMLALSFLGSALGVFLVLGLASVIKNGFSPLRLAIIGTVFGSFLSSLSSAIASYFQVSQNMSFWYNARLHQLNNELLLLCIPLAIVGIIMALSLSKSIAILSLGKEVATSLGQRTFIIQMLTMVAVVVMTGISVSLAGKIGFVGLIIPHITRMIVGVDYKKIIPCSGILGGLFLVVCDTFSRFINYPFESPIGIVTAFLGVPFFLYLIKTKGGGNEQRG from the coding sequence ATGGATAGAGAGAAAGTAAGTGCTTATGCCATTATATATAGTTCTCCTTTTTTATGTACAATAGTTATTCTTTTATCTATTTCATTAGGCACAATGAATATTTCGTTTCAAGAAATATACAATGCGTTTTTTTTATTTGATCCAGAAAATGTACAGCAAATCATTATTCGGACTGCAAGATTTCCAAGAGCGGTAGGAACATTGCTGATAGGTGGTCTTTTGGCAATGTCAGGTGCTATGATGCAAGGCATGACAAGAAATTATTTAGCATCTCCATCGATAATGGGAGTTTCTGATGGCGCAGCCTTTATGATAACGTTAGCTTTTGTGTTTTTCCCAAGTATGACTTCCGTTCAAATGCTAGCTTTATCTTTTCTTGGATCGGCTTTGGGAGTATTTCTTGTATTGGGGTTAGCTTCTGTTATAAAAAATGGTTTTTCTCCTTTAAGACTTGCTATTATTGGCACAGTTTTTGGGTCATTTTTAAGCAGTTTATCTTCTGCGATTGCCTCCTATTTTCAAGTATCTCAAAATATGAGCTTCTGGTATAATGCCCGCTTGCATCAGCTGAATAATGAGTTATTGCTTCTATGCATTCCTTTGGCGATTGTTGGAATAATTATGGCGCTATCTCTTTCTAAATCGATTGCTATTCTATCTTTAGGAAAAGAAGTTGCTACATCCCTTGGTCAGAGAACTTTCATCATTCAAATGTTAACAATGGTGGCAGTAGTTGTGATGACAGGCATTTCTGTATCACTAGCAGGAAAAATTGGGTTTGTTGGCTTAATCATTCCACATATAACAAGAATGATTGTTGGTGTTGATTATAAAAAAATTATTCCTTGCTCTGGAATATTAGGGGGGCTATTTTTAGTTGTTTGTGATACTTTCAGTCGATTCATCAACTATCCCTTTGAATCGCCAATTGGCATCGTAACAGCATTTCTAGGTGTTCCTTTCTTCTTATATTTAATTAAAACGAAGGGGGGAGGGAATGAGCAACGTGGATAA
- a CDS encoding FecCD family ABC transporter permease, with protein sequence MSNVDKEKKRTLISQYVLIGLIFLFVFISLSTGEYILSFQDIVRSIFRYHSASDTDLVLFEFRLPRIILAVLVGFGLGIAGSILQSITKNGLADPGILGINSGAGAAIVAYMFFFQGIYHMNTDSLWIVLTIPLIGLLGGFLAAFIIFLLAKDRERLDSQKLILTGIAINSGFGSLAMYMSLKMKAQDFEMASVWLNGSIYNANWQFILSVLPWFLFIIPLVMRKAYSLDLFQLQETVMIGLGVKVEKEKWLLLLCAVGIIGACVSVSGSIGFIGLMSPHIARLLVGQKHRNSLIVCGLLGSLLMLIADFIGRTIVSPAEISAGIILSIIGAPYFVYLLVKARV encoded by the coding sequence ATGAGCAACGTGGATAAAGAGAAAAAAAGAACGTTAATTTCTCAGTATGTTTTGATTGGATTAATTTTCCTCTTTGTTTTTATCAGTTTATCTACTGGAGAGTATATTTTATCTTTTCAAGATATAGTAAGAAGTATTTTTCGATATCATTCAGCTAGCGATACAGATCTTGTATTATTTGAATTTAGATTACCAAGGATTATTTTAGCTGTTTTAGTTGGGTTTGGATTAGGAATTGCAGGCTCCATCTTACAGAGCATAACAAAGAATGGACTTGCAGATCCCGGCATCTTAGGGATCAATAGTGGGGCTGGAGCTGCGATTGTTGCCTATATGTTTTTCTTTCAAGGGATATACCATATGAATACGGATAGTTTGTGGATTGTTTTAACCATACCGCTTATCGGGTTACTTGGCGGGTTTTTAGCTGCATTTATTATTTTCTTATTGGCAAAGGATAGAGAAAGACTTGATTCCCAAAAACTTATTTTAACGGGAATTGCCATTAATTCTGGCTTTGGTTCTTTAGCAATGTATATGTCCTTAAAAATGAAAGCGCAGGACTTTGAAATGGCGTCTGTATGGCTAAATGGAAGTATTTATAATGCTAATTGGCAATTTATCCTTTCTGTATTGCCATGGTTTTTATTCATTATTCCACTTGTTATGCGTAAAGCATATTCTCTTGATTTATTTCAATTACAGGAAACGGTAATGATAGGTTTGGGAGTCAAAGTAGAAAAAGAAAAGTGGCTGCTATTATTATGTGCTGTTGGCATTATTGGAGCCTGCGTATCTGTTTCGGGAAGTATTGGATTTATTGGATTAATGTCCCCTCATATAGCAAGGCTTCTTGTTGGTCAAAAGCATCGGAACTCTCTTATTGTTTGCGGATTGCTTGGTAGTCTTCTCATGCTAATAGCAGATTTCATAGGTAGAACGATAGTATCACCAGCAGAAATTTCAGCTGGAATCATATTAAGCATTATTGGAGCTCCATATTTTGTTTATTTGTTAGTAAAAGCAAGAGTTTAG
- a CDS encoding alpha/beta hydrolase: protein MKGILMERQVQNRSLSIYLPPSYHVLSNRYPVIYVHDGESLFHSVVGELEELFCLDIVEEVILVGIEPIDRLSEYTPWFSPSIRSDFPSFNGEGKKYLNFIIESIKPYIDTHFYTKSDYLNTGMMGASLGGLISLYAMDELADYFSKFGFISPSLWYPNMLSYVQESQIDKEKSIFLYVGEEEGKWKKNIQRDMVKNVLIVNELFLEKLPKEKYQFVLGKNADHKKEHFISQFLNGVKWLYSKSKPS from the coding sequence ATGAAGGGAATTTTAATGGAGAGGCAGGTGCAAAATCGATCTTTGAGCATCTATTTGCCTCCCTCTTATCATGTATTATCAAATAGATACCCAGTAATCTATGTTCACGACGGAGAATCCCTTTTTCATTCAGTAGTAGGTGAATTAGAGGAATTATTCTGTTTAGATATAGTAGAAGAAGTAATTCTTGTTGGAATCGAACCGATTGACCGACTTTCTGAGTATACGCCTTGGTTTTCACCTAGCATTCGTTCTGATTTTCCATCTTTTAATGGAGAAGGAAAAAAGTACTTGAACTTTATTATAGAAAGCATTAAGCCGTATATCGATACGCACTTTTATACCAAATCAGATTATTTAAATACTGGCATGATGGGAGCATCCTTAGGTGGATTAATATCTTTATATGCTATGGATGAATTGGCTGATTATTTTTCTAAATTTGGATTTATTTCTCCATCCTTATGGTATCCAAACATGCTTTCCTATGTACAAGAAAGTCAGATTGATAAGGAAAAAAGTATTTTTTTATATGTTGGAGAGGAAGAGGGAAAGTGGAAGAAAAATATCCAAAGAGATATGGTGAAAAATGTGTTAATCGTTAATGAACTCTTTTTAGAAAAATTACCAAAAGAAAAATATCAATTTGTTCTCGGCAAGAATGCTGATCATAAAAAAGAACATTTTATTTCTCAGTTTTTAAACGGGGTAAAATGGTTATATTCGAAAAGCAAGCCCTCCTAA
- a CDS encoding alpha/beta-type small acid-soluble spore protein, translated as MANNNSNQLLVPGVSQALDQMKYEIASEFGVNLGAETTSRANGSVGGEITKRLVQMAEKQLGGFQG; from the coding sequence ATGGCAAACAATAATTCAAATCAACTTTTAGTACCAGGAGTATCTCAAGCTCTAGATCAAATGAAATACGAAATTGCATCTGAATTTGGTGTAAACCTAGGTGCAGAAACAACTTCTCGCGCTAATGGATCTGTTGGTGGAGAAATTACAAAACGCTTAGTACAAATGGCTGAAAAGCAACTAGGTGGATTTCAAGGTTAA
- a CDS encoding ABC transporter ATP-binding protein, with protein MAELVLKNIYKIYDEKVEAVKDFNLHIQDKEFIVFVGPSGCGKSTTLRMIAGLEDISKGDFFIDDLRVNDVAPKDRDIAMVFQNYALYPHMTVYDNMAFGLKLRKFPKAEIEERVNNAARILGLEEYLKRKPKALSGGQRQRVALGRAIVRDAKVFLMDEPLSNLDAKLRVQMRAEISKLHQRLQTTTIYVTHDQTEAMTMATRLVVMKDGIIQQVGAPKEVYEKPENVFVGGFIGSPAMNFFEGKVVDNKLVLGDTSFIIPEGKLKTLREQNYVGKEVVFGVRPEDIHDELVFISSSENTSFDAKVEVFELTGAESLVYSTLSGKEFVARLDSRADLQAGQAVKLAFDMNKGHFFDKETELRIR; from the coding sequence ATGGCAGAACTAGTATTAAAGAATATTTATAAAATTTATGATGAAAAAGTTGAAGCGGTTAAAGATTTTAATTTACACATTCAAGATAAAGAATTTATCGTATTTGTTGGTCCTTCTGGTTGCGGTAAGTCTACAACTCTTCGTATGATTGCAGGTCTTGAAGATATTTCAAAAGGTGATTTCTTTATTGATGATTTACGTGTTAACGATGTTGCACCAAAAGATCGTGACATCGCAATGGTTTTCCAAAACTATGCATTATATCCACATATGACAGTTTATGATAATATGGCATTCGGTTTAAAACTTCGTAAATTCCCTAAAGCGGAAATTGAAGAAAGAGTAAATAATGCTGCAAGAATTCTAGGATTAGAAGAATACTTAAAGAGAAAACCAAAAGCATTATCAGGTGGACAACGTCAAAGGGTTGCACTAGGTCGCGCTATTGTTCGTGATGCGAAAGTATTCTTAATGGATGAGCCATTATCGAACTTAGATGCTAAATTACGTGTGCAAATGCGTGCTGAAATTTCAAAGCTTCACCAAAGATTACAAACAACTACAATTTATGTAACGCATGACCAAACAGAAGCAATGACAATGGCTACAAGACTTGTTGTTATGAAGGATGGAATCATTCAACAAGTTGGTGCTCCAAAAGAAGTATACGAAAAACCAGAAAATGTTTTCGTAGGCGGATTCATTGGTTCACCAGCAATGAACTTCTTTGAAGGAAAAGTTGTTGACAATAAATTAGTACTTGGCGATACTTCTTTCATCATTCCTGAAGGAAAATTGAAAACATTACGCGAGCAAAATTATGTTGGAAAAGAAGTTGTATTCGGTGTTCGTCCAGAAGATATCCATGATGAATTAGTATTTATAAGCAGTTCAGAAAATACAAGTTTTGATGCAAAAGTAGAAGTATTTGAATTAACAGGTGCAGAAAGCCTTGTATATTCTACTCTATCTGGCAAAGAATTTGTAGCTCGCTTAGATTCAAGAGCAGACCTTCAAGCTGGTCAAGCAGTAAAATTAGCATTTGATATGAATAAAGGTCACTTCTTTGATAAAGAAACTGAACTTCGTATTCGTTAA
- a CDS encoding PucR family transcriptional regulator yields the protein MKHKLLAYYKQSLEQSTPPTPSQLSDYYWFKINFQDDWIGIQKQEIDPSQLDLLKACYDFFQPDETLKKEEYTWNQYLYFNGDQPSFKNIETLRFIQFQIKGDSASIEKNLIESAFNGFIHRNSLIIWNGYNEGVVIEKNDQYLEEEDFLALARALQSDFFFSICFYIGKEMKLSSPIPTIFGQERNLFSKGLVFMPKTTVLSLETILPNLLISRLREDELELFREWFSIFEEDKELLLTIKTFIENNGHSTNTAKQLFIHRNTLQYRLDKFTEKTGFDLKNYHTYITTYLACLYYTSGK from the coding sequence TTGAAGCATAAATTATTAGCCTATTATAAACAGAGCTTGGAGCAATCAACACCTCCAACCCCATCTCAGCTTTCTGACTATTATTGGTTCAAGATCAATTTTCAAGATGATTGGATTGGAATACAAAAACAAGAAATAGATCCTTCTCAGCTAGATTTATTAAAAGCGTGCTATGATTTTTTTCAGCCAGATGAAACATTGAAAAAAGAGGAATATACTTGGAATCAATATCTTTATTTCAACGGAGACCAACCATCTTTCAAAAATATTGAAACATTACGTTTCATACAGTTTCAAATTAAAGGTGACTCTGCTTCCATCGAAAAAAATTTAATTGAATCCGCATTCAATGGCTTTATTCATCGAAATAGTCTTATTATATGGAATGGTTATAATGAGGGTGTGGTAATAGAGAAAAATGATCAATATTTAGAAGAGGAAGATTTCCTTGCCCTTGCACGAGCCTTACAGTCAGATTTCTTTTTTTCTATTTGTTTTTATATTGGCAAAGAAATGAAGCTAAGCAGTCCTATCCCTACCATTTTTGGGCAAGAAAGAAACTTATTTTCTAAAGGCCTAGTATTTATGCCAAAAACTACTGTACTTAGCTTAGAAACGATACTTCCAAACCTCTTAATTAGTCGACTAAGAGAAGATGAACTTGAATTATTTAGAGAATGGTTTTCTATTTTTGAGGAAGATAAAGAACTGCTGCTTACCATTAAAACATTTATAGAGAACAATGGTCACAGTACCAATACAGCCAAACAATTATTTATTCATCGCAATACATTACAATATCGCCTCGATAAGTTTACAGAAAAAACAGGATTTGACCTAAAAAATTATCACACCTATATTACCACCTATCTAGCTTGTTTATACTATACTAGCGGAAAGTAG